The segment CACTTTGAGGACGCCGCAAAGGGAACCATCTGCGAGGGCGCCGAGATTCATGTGCGGCCGGTAAAGACCATGCTGCGCTGTCCCAACTGCCACGAGCTGTTCGTGCGCAAGCCCTTCCATTTCGAATGTCCTCATTGCGGCACGGAAGGCGTCCCCAGCGAGGTGGGAAAGGAAATGTCCATCGAAAGCATTGAGGCTGAATGACCCATTCGGCCTGGCATATCACGGTATTGGGTGTCGTTCAGGGGGTGGGTTACCGCCCCTATGTGGCGCGCCTTGCGGAAAAACTGGAGCTTACGGGATGGGTGCGGAATGAAGGCGGCATCGTCCAGATTTTTGCGGAGGGACCAAAGCCCGCTTTGGAGAAGCTGCTCTTTGAGCTCCGGAATCATCCCCCCTTTGGAGCCGCCATCGACGAGGTGGCGGTGCAGTGCGCTTCGCCCAAAGCGCTGCCCAGTTTCACAATTGCAGACAGCCGCCGCAGCGACGGCATCCCCCTGTTTCCTCCTGACCTGGCTCTTTGCGCGGACTGCCGGCGGGAGGTTATGGATCCGGGAGACCGCCGCTACCGCTATCCTTTTATCAGTTGCGTGGCCTGCGGGCCGCGCTACAGTATTTTAGAGGAACTTCCCTACGACCGGGCGCGCACCGCCATGAGCGTTTACGCCCAGTGCCCCGAATGCCAAAAGGAATATGCGGGCGGGGGGCGGCGCCGCCATGCCCAGACGCTGTCCTGCCATCAATGCGGTCCCCAGCTGATCTTTGAAACGCTGGACGGTCGTCTCAAGGGGGAAGCGGCGCTGGATGCGCTCTTAAAATCTCTTCATTCCGGCGGCGTTGTAGCGATCAAGGGCATCGGCGGCTTTCAGCTGGTATGCTCACCCTTGAATGAGCGGGCCGTAAAACGCCTCAGGGCCATCAAGGGCCGTGAGCAGAAGCCTTTTGCCGTCATGTTTCCCGATCTTCCCAGCGTCGCGGCGCTTTGTTCCATGAGCGAGGCGGAGATTCGTCTCATCGAATCCCCCGCCCGCCCCATCGTACTTCTCGAGAAAAGGGAGGACCCCTTTTCTCCTGAGGTTGCTGGCGGCAGCCGCTATCTCGGCGTCTTTCTGCCCTATACGGCGCTTCATCTCATCCTAACGGATAAGCTCGGTCCTCTGGTGGTCACCAGCGCCAATCCTGCCGGGGAACCCATCTGGACCGAGGACGGGGAAGCGCTGGTTTATCTGTCCATGCTGGACGGCGTGGCCTATCACGATCGGGTCATCCTGACGCCGCTGGACGACTCGGTGGTTCAGGTGGCGGCGGGGGCGCCCCGCATGGTGCGGCGCAGCCGGGGATACGTTCCCCGGCCCATCTTCCTGCAAAAAACCTTTCCGCGCCCCCTTCTGGCCATGGGCGGCGATCTCAAGGCGGGCTTTGCCCTGGCCGTCGGGAACCGGGTCTACCCAAGTCAATATCTCGGCGACATGAAGAGTCTGAATGTCCTGAAGAACTACCGCGGGGCACTTTCCAGAATGGAGCGCATTTTTCAGATCCGGCCGGAGACCGCCGTGTGCGATCTCCATCCCGGCTATGAAACCCGCCGTCTGGCCCATCAGATGTTTGGACGGGTTCTTGAGGTTCAGCACCACCACGCCCACATCGCTTCCATCATGGCGGAATATGACTTGGACGAGGTTCTGGGCGTAGCTTTTGACGGCACAGGCTATGGCACCGACGGCACCATCTGGGGCGGAGAATTTCTGCTCTGCCGGGGGTCCCATTTTGAGCGGGAGGGACATCTTCAGACCATCCCCATATGCGGCGGCGACGAGGCGGCCAAAAACGCCGGATTGGCTCTTGCGAGCTTTAAGCATGCTGCCGGCCTTGCTCCTGAAAATCCCCGTGAAGAATTGGTCCAGCGGGCGCTGGAAGGCGGAATCAAGACCGTTCTTTCCTCCAGCGCCGGACGGCTGTTCGACGCTATGAGCGCTCTTCTCGG is part of the Gehongia tenuis genome and harbors:
- a CDS encoding hydrogenase maturation nickel metallochaperone HypA/HybF, with amino-acid sequence MHEYHEAIHIIEHAVDEAKAQGKNKVTRINLVIGESSGYSGDSIAMHFEDAAKGTICEGAEIHVRPVKTMLRCPNCHELFVRKPFHFECPHCGTEGVPSEVGKEMSIESIEAE
- the hypF gene encoding carbamoyltransferase HypF, whose product is MTHSAWHITVLGVVQGVGYRPYVARLAEKLELTGWVRNEGGIVQIFAEGPKPALEKLLFELRNHPPFGAAIDEVAVQCASPKALPSFTIADSRRSDGIPLFPPDLALCADCRREVMDPGDRRYRYPFISCVACGPRYSILEELPYDRARTAMSVYAQCPECQKEYAGGGRRRHAQTLSCHQCGPQLIFETLDGRLKGEAALDALLKSLHSGGVVAIKGIGGFQLVCSPLNERAVKRLRAIKGREQKPFAVMFPDLPSVAALCSMSEAEIRLIESPARPIVLLEKREDPFSPEVAGGSRYLGVFLPYTALHLILTDKLGPLVVTSANPAGEPIWTEDGEALVYLSMLDGVAYHDRVILTPLDDSVVQVAAGAPRMVRRSRGYVPRPIFLQKTFPRPLLAMGGDLKAGFALAVGNRVYPSQYLGDMKSLNVLKNYRGALSRMERIFQIRPETAVCDLHPGYETRRLAHQMFGRVLEVQHHHAHIASIMAEYDLDEVLGVAFDGTGYGTDGTIWGGEFLLCRGSHFEREGHLQTIPICGGDEAAKNAGLALASFKHAAGLAPENPREELVQRALEGGIKTVLSSSAGRLFDAMSALLGVRDYNSYEGECAIALENLAAKTAPQDGYPLQIPLKKGDAVILDSRPLIRDARCALDRGVSPGALARGFHEALAKAIVETLIHLREKYGIRRAALGGGVFANRILMERCSALIQENGFEIYLPRQMPIHDGGIALGQAYLGLLKGMEA